Proteins found in one Triticum aestivum cultivar Chinese Spring chromosome 4D, IWGSC CS RefSeq v2.1, whole genome shotgun sequence genomic segment:
- the LOC123099738 gene encoding non-specific lipid-transfer protein 1, with product MARAAAANIVVVAVVAAMLLAAAHTADAAISCGQVNSALGPCLTYARGGAGPSAVCCSGVKRLAAATQTTVDRRAACNCLKMAIGRMSGFKAGNIASIPSKCGVSVPYAVGASVDCSRVS from the coding sequence ATGGCTCGCGCAGCAGCTGCTAACATCGTGGTGGTCGCTGTGGTTGCGGCGATGCTCCTCGCGGCGGCGCacaccgccgacgccgccatcaGCTGCGGCCAGGTGAACTCTGCCTTGGGACCCTGCCTCACCTACGCGCGTGGCGGCGCTGGCCCGTCCGCAGTCTGCTGCAGCGGCGTCAAGAGACTCGCCGCTGCCACCCAGACCACTGTTGACAGGCGCGCCGCGTGCAACTGCCTCAAGATGGCCATCGGCCGCATGAGCGGGTTCAAGGCTGGCAACATCGCCAGCATCCCGTCCAAGTGCGGCGTCAGCGTCCCATACGCCGTCGGCGCCTCTGTCGACTGCTCCAGGGTCAGCTGA